The genome window TAAATGGGGTTGCATAGAGCACGACAGCTGCACAGAGACAGAAAACTATGAAAAGGCTGGTTGCTCTTGGATCTCTCCAGCTTAGCAGAGATTGGAATCTCTCCCCTTGTGTTGCTATGTCGCCCACAACTGTCTGAATCCTCCCTGCAACACTTCTAAGTCTGTCATACCTCATACGAACAACATCATGCGACTTTGAAGTAGGAAATGAGTCGAACTCTTCGTCAAGCTCATCTGGATGCACTGCCTCTGCCCATGAAAGCTTGGTATCCATATGAGGTGGGTGCCTTGGCCGGAACCTATAGTTCCACATTCCGATGAGGAACATGTAGAGGAAGACAGTGGGAAGGAGTAGCTCTGGGTACCAAATCAGTATCAGAAACAGAAAATGAACCAGAACTGATGTAACGGGGTTCTTCCAGTCGCAAACATCACCGAACCATCGTCCCATGGAGATCGTACCAGAAACAAGCGACATGATTCGGAAGAAGTTAGCTTTGCTTCTTCTCATGCTCCACATATGGGAATCAACATCTAACATGTACTCTACCACCTCTTTTCTTAGAGGTGGTTCAGCTCTACCAAGCCTCACTGCCACAATATTCATGGCTTGGTACCTCAGATTGTCTACTTGGTTCACTGTAAAAGGATGCAGATAATGCATTTTTGGTAGCAGCGGATGACCGTAGAGATAGATCATGTTAGCAACAGAGAGGGTAGTGAATCGTACTGCTAGTTGCAGTTCACCCATTTTCTTTACTCCATTTGGGTGTAGGACAAGAAGGGGATAAGAATGTGTGTAAATCCGATGAGCTTCAAGAGTTGCTAGACGAATCCTTACCTTTCCAATCCGCGAATCCCGAGCTGCAGTTCCTCCATTCTGCTTCTCACCTCCACCCAAATGGCAGTTGTCGAAAACTCCCATTGTGATAACAGTACATGGATCGTAAACCTCCCAAGTGTATTGCTCATTCCATTTGGGGCTAAAAGTGTCAAGAATCGTCCTTGTTCGAACCCATTTCTGACCATACTTAGCAACACAATAGGCATCTGTAATACCTCTGCCATCCTTCATTTTCATTGGAAGAAGCCCTTGTGCACTTAGAATGCCCACTTCCAGTATCCCAATGGGAGGTTTCCAGAGCTGCTTTGCTGTAGGTCTCTGGTCACTTATGTACATTGTGGACTCATCCAGCACATGATAACCACCTTCAAGACATACTCTCAGGTGAACTCTGCTTGAGAACTTGAGCTCTTTTCTCCTGTCTACTTCCAGAACTCCAAAACCATACTTTTCAAGATTGAACCAGCGAGAATGAACTGGCCGGTGGTCAAGCCGTTTCTCAATACTGGTCAATGGTAGGCTTATTTTGCCTAAAACCTCCTCTTTTGAAGGGTGCACTCGATCCTCCACGGTGAGAGAGAGCTGCTCCTCGAAAGGTTCAGCTGCGACGAACACCAAATCTTCATTCCAAAACGGATTAGTTGTTCGGACAGGACAAGTCTTGGTCTTGAGCAATTGACTACCAACTTGAACTTTGACACAAATTTCCGGGAGGCGATTTCTGTCGTTGGGAAGTATGTCTTGAGCTTCGATCACATTTACTCTAAGGTACCAAAGCTTTGGCGATACATAAACCTTTGATCGGATGTTGAGAACTCCTTCTCCATAGACTGAGGAAGCATCTGAGTGATAGGCATCTGGAAAGGCTTCATCAGCTTGTGTTCCCATCCACACTGCAATCATAATCTCTCCCCTCACCTTGCCTTCCCCGCGATCTTCGAGTCTGTACCACTGAGGAGCTAGGGGGCTGTCAGGTGGAACTCTTGTTGGaatctcattcaagtcaaagACCACTCTTCCAAGGTAATCATCTCTGCCCACCATTTCTTTATTCTTTAGAAGAACTTCAAGAACTGATGACTGAACTCGGTCTTTGGAGAAGGCAAAGACTTGATTCCATTCCGGgttcattttcttctcaaagtgTCTTGTTCTTCCCTTGTAATTCCCCAGCTTTACTTCCACATAAGGATCACAGCTTCCAGTAATCGAGCTTGGGGGAAGATCCTTGGCTTTCACCACCCGCGCAAATAGATAGAACATCTGCTCCACAAGGTCATATGTGCTGCTGAATCTTTCTCCATTCATCCATCCTCTTCCTCCATATGCTCCTGCATTTGGCCACCGCTCGCCAAGCTGAGGACTTGTATCCTTCAAGTTGTAGTCATCGTCGCTAAGATAAGCTTGCGGGTTTGGAGAGTGCACATTGAATGGCATGCCTTGCGATCGTTTCTCCATGGATATTCCTGGTTGGTGCATAAGTTGGTGCTTGTATATCTGTTGAGTCGTCTCAACTTTGACAGGTACGTCGATCTCCTCCTTTGGCTCTTTTGCAATATCAGGAGAATTTTCTACTAAAACAGCAGAAGTTTCTTTATGGGGAGCTTCTGTGATTGCTTTAGGATTATCAACAACAGCTgccactttcttttctgaaggaATGGCAGCTAATATTTTGGTACCGGGATTCGTGTTTTCTGAAGGACTAGTAGAAGGTGGAGGTTTTCGTGTTTCAGATTCTGGTAAGAGATATAGTTTCAGTCCAATTTCACCTTTGACAGGTGAAAAGAACCACTTATTTTCTAATGGAAAACTCTGATAAACTTCCTCACCTTTCCTGACTATATTTGAGCAAGGAATTCTGACTCTGCCTAGGAAATTTCTGCCAGGAACAGGTCGTCTCTCGTTGTAAACAGACACATCGATGGTTTGGTGATGGAAATTCTTGGttatatcaaaatcaaagaGAAGTTTTTGGTTCCAAACAGGGTTTAAGTTCTTGGGGACAGTTGTGGTCTTGCTAAGCTGGTTATGGAAATCAACTTCTACAAATGGACTGGCTGACCCTTCACCATCTTTGGGCTTAAGATCATGAGCATCCACCACTTCCACCACTAGCTtcatctctcctttttctttgaGGAAGTTTGTCATCACAAGAAACCTGAAACTCaaatttgaagcaaagaagttGTACTCAGGAAGCCATAGATgataaaaagaagagaaacagtTCAAGGTTCTCTCTGTTGGGGCCTGCTTTTCTTTGGTGAAGGAAGGAATGCTTTCATGGAGAAGCTGCTTGTGAAAACTCTAATAAACCCACTAAACCAGAGACGTGGAAGAAGAAAATGGAGGGAAAGCACAAAACTTTATTTAAAGTTgagatgtgaaaaaaaaaaaaagatttgttcTTATTGGAGACCTGAATTCCTATTATTTTTATAAGCTGACAAAGGTAAGTCTTTGGAAATAATATAGGATGAACTGCATGGATTATGCTAGCTTATGTATGCttctttcctttaatttttcttctcttgaaaATTATCCTCTAAAGCTTGATATGTTGgtcaaaaaaaacaagaattacTGAATAAGTAACCAAGCTTATGCTGTGCatgatgttgttttttgctttaAGCTTAACTTTTTCCAAAGCACCTGTATTGCTTCATTAGAAAACATTGTGCCTTTTTGTTTAACTACTTGGGTGGTAgcttaatttttgaatttttttggggCTAAATCGTACATTTGACTCGAgaggttttgagttcgattctcactgggAGCAATACTATTGTCTGGTGGAAATTTTTTGTCAATGGAGCATGACAACCCGAGTTTAGGCTTATATCGGATGTTTGTACGTATCATTCTATTGgttaagaaaaatataaaacattatGCCCTTTTGTGAGTTAAGGACATCCCTTTCTTCTCTGAGCAG of Tripterygium wilfordii isolate XIE 37 chromosome 13, ASM1340144v1, whole genome shotgun sequence contains these proteins:
- the LOC120013608 gene encoding FT-interacting protein 1-like, producing MTNFLKEKGEMKLVVEVVDAHDLKPKDGEGSASPFVEVDFHNQLSKTTTVPKNLNPVWNQKLLFDFDITKNFHHQTIDVSVYNERRPVPGRNFLGRVRIPCSNIVRKGEEVYQSFPLENKWFFSPVKGEIGLKLYLLPESETRKPPPSTSPSENTNPGTKILAAIPSEKKVAAVVDNPKAITEAPHKETSAVLVENSPDIAKEPKEEIDVPVKVETTQQIYKHQLMHQPGISMEKRSQGMPFNVHSPNPQAYLSDDDYNLKDTSPQLGERWPNAGAYGGRGWMNGERFSSTYDLVEQMFYLFARVVKAKDLPPSSITGSCDPYVEVKLGNYKGRTRHFEKKMNPEWNQVFAFSKDRVQSSVLEVLLKNKEMVGRDDYLGRVVFDLNEIPTRVPPDSPLAPQWYRLEDRGEGKVRGEIMIAVWMGTQADEAFPDAYHSDASSVYGEGVLNIRSKVYVSPKLWYLRVNVIEAQDILPNDRNRLPEICVKVQVGSQLLKTKTCPVRTTNPFWNEDLVFVAAEPFEEQLSLTVEDRVHPSKEEVLGKISLPLTSIEKRLDHRPVHSRWFNLEKYGFGVLEVDRRKELKFSSRVHLRVCLEGGYHVLDESTMYISDQRPTAKQLWKPPIGILEVGILSAQGLLPMKMKDGRGITDAYCVAKYGQKWVRTRTILDTFSPKWNEQYTWEVYDPCTVITMGVFDNCHLGGGEKQNGGTAARDSRIGKVRIRLATLEAHRIYTHSYPLLVLHPNGVKKMGELQLAVRFTTLSVANMIYLYGHPLLPKMHYLHPFTVNQVDNLRYQAMNIVAVRLGRAEPPLRKEVVEYMLDVDSHMWSMRRSKANFFRIMSLVSGTISMGRWFGDVCDWKNPVTSVLVHFLFLILIWYPELLLPTVFLYMFLIGMWNYRFRPRHPPHMDTKLSWAEAVHPDELDEEFDSFPTSKSHDVVRMRYDRLRSVAGRIQTVVGDIATQGERFQSLLSWRDPRATSLFIVFCLCAAVVLYATPFRVVALVSGLYYLRHPRFRSKLPSVPSNFFKRLPAQTDSLL